In Phlebotomus papatasi isolate M1 chromosome 1, Ppap_2.1, whole genome shotgun sequence, the following proteins share a genomic window:
- the LOC129799194 gene encoding osmotic avoidance abnormal protein 3-like, with product MAENVRVIVRCRPPNSRENAAKIVVHMEECTVNLEHATDAAAPVKQFRFDGVYGPEIATEVLYNDVCFPIVEGCLEGFNGTIFAYGQTGCGKSFTMGGTGGQRGVISRALEHIFEATLAADSDTKYLLLVSYLEIYNDTIRDLLAPQTTPGGLQLRETPSGEVTVSSLTRHAVRSPAECEELLNRGAAARIVGATLMNAASSRSHSVFTICLERMRGQAIHRGKLNLVDLAGSERQQRTGATGNRLKEATKINLSLAALGNVISALATDAAPKHVPYRDSKLTRLLQDSLGGNTRTLMIACVAPCWQDYEETLSTLRYASRAKRIANRPKLNEDPKDTMLRQYREEIDRLRAMVDQGDGGAKLAALEAERDALARDIEGLRGLLVAGKADEGVREKRRERQAVARRRQADLEAALAAIEEGEARDVIHSHYENIEVELQASREALKHRKLRIRALQREINDLHAEFQLDRADYLETIRRLERTIKLHEQLLKEAAPSLRKDGRQWDMEAIKANAVWCEDGARWQLPQELLQRLKLPPAERCASAQGTPMPPSSPPLDPLRLKLQRSDGATIAETYFRPRRAAELLRAPREAWHENRRWPAVKEIWTPHTR from the exons atggcgGAAAATGTGAGAGTTATTGTTCGTTGTCGTCCGCCAAATTCACGTGAAAATGCCGCCAAAATTGTGGTTCACATGGAAGAGTGTACAGTTAACCTAGAACATGCAACGGATGCTGCAGCTCCAGTAAAACAATTTCGTTTCGACGGTGTCTACGGTCCAGAAATCGCTACTGAAGTTCTCTACAATGACGTCTGCTTCCCTATCGTCGAAGGCTGTCTAGAGGGTTTCAATGGGACAATCTTTGCCTACGGACAGACAGGCTGTGGAAAGAGTTTTACAATGGGTGGAACCGGTGGTCAAAGAGGAGTTATATCCAGGGCACTTGAGCACATATTTGAGGCTACTCTTGCAGCTGACTCAGATACAAAGTATCTCCTTTTG GTGAGCTACCTAGAGATATATAATGACACTATCAGGGATCTTCTGGCACCACAAACTACACCTGGGGGCCTTCAGTTGCGGGAGACGCCCTCTGGTGAAGTCACCGTCAGTTCCTTAACACGTCATGCCGTCCGAAGTCCCGCTGAATGCGAGGAGCTTCTCAATCGTGGTGCTGCAGCTCGAATTGTAGGTGCCACACTTATGAATGCTGCCAGTAGTCGCAGTCACAGTGTCTTCACCATTTGCCTGGAACGAATGCGTGGCCAGGCCATCCACCGAGGGAAACTCAATCTAGTGGACTTAGCAGGTAGCGAACGACAACAACGAACAGGGGCTACGGGAAATCGCCTCAAAGAAGCGACGAAAATCAATTTAAGCCTCGCTGCTCTTGGGAATGTCATCAGTGCTCTGGCCACTGATGCAGCTCCCAAGCATGTACCCTATCGCGATTCCAAATTAACGAGACTGCTGCAGGACTCGCTCGGAGGCAATACCCGAACTCTCATGATAGCCTGCGTAGCTCCATGTTGGCAGGACTATGAGGAAACCCTCTCCACACTCAG GTATGCATCGCGCGCTAAGCGCATTGCCAATAGACCAAAACTCAACGAGGATCCCAAGGATACCATGCTACGGCAGTACAGGGAGGAGATTGATCGCCTACGTGCAATGGTAGATCAAGGTGATGGAGGTGCCAAGTTGGCAGCCCTGGAAGCTGAACGGGATGCTTTAGCAAGGGATATTGAAGGCCTACGAGGTCTTTTAGTGGCTGGAAAAGCCGATGAGGGTGTTCGCGAGAAACGAAGGGAGCGTCAGGCTGTTGCTAGGCGTCGTCAAGCAGACCTAGAAGCTGCTTTGGCGGCAATTGAAGAGGGAGAAGCCCGTGACGTCATACACAGTCACTACGAGAACATCGAAGTAGAACTGCAAGCCAGTAGGGAAGCCCTAAAACATCGAAAACTCCGGATTAGAGCCCTTCAGCGCGAAATTAATGATCTACATGCGGAATTTCAACTCGATCGCGCAGACTATTTGGAGACAATTCGTCGGCTAGAACGGACAATAAAACTACACGAACAATTGCTTAAAGAAGCAGCACCATCTCTCCGGAAAGATGGTAGACAGTGGGATATGGAAGCCATTAAAGCAAATGCAGTATGGTGCGAAGATGGCGCTCGATGGCAATTACCGCAGGAATTACTGCAGCGTTTGAAATTGCCACCGGCAGAACGATGTGCTTCGGCTCAGGGAACTCCAATGCCACCATCATCGCCTCCACTTGATCCACTTCGGCTGAAACTGCAGCGAAGCGATGGCGCCACCATCGCTGAAACCTATTTCAGACCAAGACGAGCAGCTGAACTGCTACGAGCGCCACGCGAAGCTTGGCACGAAAACAGACGATGGCCAGCTGTCAAAGAGATCTGGACGCCTCACACAAGGTGA